Proteins encoded within one genomic window of Acidobacteriota bacterium:
- a CDS encoding DUF1501 domain-containing protein — MKARNPHSYDGCCNIRRRNFLADCGMGFTGLVLGAMLEREGIVRAEVGGPWQRPDGTPHFAPKAKSVIWLFMVGGTSHMESFDPKPALNKYAGKSIAETPYKDTLDSPYVEEGVRAPASQHKVRQTIFPLQTGYRKRGESGIEVSDWWPHLGGCIDDIAVVRSVWTTDNNHGAQLQFHTGRHVLEGSLPTVGSWVHYGLGSLNENLPQFVALGEPVDTCCGGIAVHGAGYLGPEHNGVQLAVDPENPLPFASPETQLYKEEQEAEFQLLAELNRLAGVEYPEDRAMRARIRSYELAFRMQTAVPEVFRFQEESKATRRLYGLDQENTRPFGEICLTARRLVERGVRFVQVYHGSNGGAGSWDSHKSLKSSHSKRCAEVDRPMAALLKDLKQRGMLDETLVVWATEFGRTPGSQPAEGGGEPGRDHHPYGFSVWLAGGGINGGITHGATDELGFHAVENRHYVTDIHASVLHQLGLDPHKLEVPGRKRLKIDYGNPIHSIMA, encoded by the coding sequence ATGAAAGCAAGAAATCCGCACAGCTACGATGGCTGTTGCAACATCAGGCGAAGGAACTTTCTGGCGGACTGTGGCATGGGTTTCACGGGTCTCGTCCTGGGGGCTATGCTCGAGCGGGAGGGAATCGTGCGGGCCGAAGTCGGTGGACCATGGCAACGACCTGACGGTACGCCCCATTTTGCCCCCAAGGCGAAAAGCGTGATCTGGCTCTTCATGGTTGGCGGCACGAGCCATATGGAGAGTTTCGATCCGAAACCCGCTCTCAACAAATATGCGGGCAAGAGCATCGCTGAGACGCCCTACAAGGATACCCTGGACTCGCCCTACGTCGAGGAGGGCGTTCGAGCACCTGCAAGCCAACACAAGGTTCGACAGACGATTTTTCCGCTGCAAACCGGTTACAGAAAACGCGGTGAAAGTGGGATTGAGGTCAGCGATTGGTGGCCGCATCTTGGCGGGTGCATCGATGATATCGCTGTCGTCCGGTCTGTTTGGACAACCGACAACAATCACGGGGCTCAACTTCAGTTTCACACCGGCCGACATGTCCTCGAGGGGAGCTTGCCAACCGTGGGCTCCTGGGTTCACTACGGGCTCGGCTCGTTGAACGAAAACTTGCCTCAGTTTGTCGCCTTGGGAGAGCCTGTGGACACCTGTTGTGGAGGCATAGCCGTCCATGGCGCCGGGTATCTGGGGCCGGAACACAACGGGGTGCAACTCGCAGTCGATCCGGAGAATCCGCTGCCCTTTGCGTCTCCCGAGACCCAACTCTACAAGGAGGAGCAGGAAGCTGAGTTTCAATTGCTTGCGGAGCTCAACCGTCTGGCTGGGGTGGAGTACCCTGAGGACCGGGCGATGCGAGCGCGTATTCGGTCGTATGAGCTTGCCTTTCGAATGCAAACTGCCGTGCCGGAGGTCTTTCGCTTCCAGGAGGAAAGCAAAGCCACTCGCAGGCTCTACGGGCTGGATCAGGAGAACACCCGGCCGTTCGGTGAGATTTGCCTGACCGCTCGGCGCCTGGTGGAAAGAGGAGTGCGGTTTGTTCAGGTCTATCACGGAAGCAATGGAGGAGCTGGATCCTGGGATTCACACAAAAGTCTGAAGAGCAGCCACAGCAAGCGGTGCGCCGAGGTTGACCGACCTATGGCCGCGTTGCTGAAGGACCTCAAGCAGCGGGGAATGTTGGACGAGACCCTGGTGGTTTGGGCTACCGAGTTTGGAAGAACACCCGGGTCTCAGCCTGCGGAAGGAGGAGGAGAACCGGGGCGGGACCACCATCCCTACGGTTTCTCGGTCTGGTTGGCCGGAGGTGGAATCAACGGCGGCATAACGCACGGCGCCACTGACGAGTTGGGTTTCCACGCCGTAGAAAATCGCCACTATGTTACCGACATTCATGCCTCCGTACTGCATCAGTTGGGTCTTGATCCCCACAAGCTGGAGGTTCCAGGTCGGAAACGGCTGAAAATCGATTACGGAAACCCGATTCATTCCATCATGGCCTGA
- a CDS encoding DUF1553 domain-containing protein gives MSNRNITMDTNREDPETGIFVGSRSGQWKRVVYLTLLGFVAILLGKTLDAREQTASPEDDAIFFTTQIRPILKTHCLGCHGGGSEKSSGLDLSTRDRLLRGGDRGPDVVPGNSNASLLYKLVSHGEKPHMPLGGEKLSKEAVANIAKWIDSGVFYDKPLVAEALPEKPVRSDHWSFQPPVRPPVPRVDRQDWVLNPIDAFIAVGHEKLGLKPLPPADKRVLVRRIYMDLIGLLPTREEVESFLADSSADAYETVVDRLLASPHYGERWGRHWMDVWRYSDWYGWRKTNDVRYSRRHIWRWRDWIIESLNDDKSYDRMIVEMLAGDEIAPTDSETVRATGFLARNWRRNRHVWLQDTVDHTAAAFLGVTLNCARCHDHKYDPISQEDYYRFWAFFEPHGVRTDRVSGEPDLGRDGLPRAFESDPGAPTYLLIRGDETNPDKANVLSPDIPEVFGDLKFDIQPVHLPLDAYYPDIRDYVHRDLIAQAKTKIEKAERDLLKAGQELGAASARARMSLLEDGRTSFTTPSGADESESGEASAEEGEDDTAALTVPQAQAALELAEKMLAHARAYLTAMEARIAADRAKFRNAPDQRAEALALAAMEAEQEANLAAAEENLLQARQQLAEARSSKESGSQDARKDAKKKVQEVRKQLQAALDALKDRSDYSPIGEVYPKTSTGRRLALARWIASRENPLTARVAVNHIWLRHFGSALVPSVTDFGANGEPPSHPELLDWLAVELMESGWSMKSMHRLILTSNTYRMQSWTDEENHLSRAADSENRYLWRMNPRRMEAEVVRDSILLVAGHLDTKMGGPEIDIGERNTSRRRSIYFQHAPDAQLEFLKLFDAADPGDCYRRKESITPHQSLAMANSQVSFDQARLLARRLTSAGDGNPLSAEHFVKAGFETVLGRPPSALELAKTEDFLQRQAELLRRPEELTPLWAEAADEPKAILPAPEPHLRARENLIHVLFNHNEFITIR, from the coding sequence ATGAGCAACCGGAACATCACAATGGACACTAATCGTGAAGATCCTGAAACCGGCATCTTTGTTGGATCCCGGTCTGGACAGTGGAAGCGAGTGGTATACCTTACGTTGTTGGGTTTCGTTGCCATCCTGTTGGGCAAAACTCTGGATGCAAGGGAGCAAACGGCTTCGCCGGAAGATGATGCGATTTTCTTTACCACTCAAATTCGTCCGATCCTCAAGACCCATTGTCTGGGATGCCATGGTGGCGGTTCGGAAAAATCCTCCGGACTTGATCTCTCCACGCGAGACCGCCTGCTGAGGGGAGGTGACCGGGGACCCGACGTCGTTCCCGGGAATTCAAACGCGAGCCTCCTATACAAATTGGTGTCTCACGGTGAGAAACCTCACATGCCCTTGGGGGGTGAGAAGCTCAGTAAGGAGGCCGTCGCAAATATTGCCAAATGGATTGATTCCGGGGTTTTCTACGATAAACCGCTGGTTGCTGAGGCTCTCCCCGAAAAGCCGGTGCGAAGCGATCACTGGTCCTTTCAGCCTCCGGTCCGGCCGCCGGTTCCTCGGGTCGACAGGCAGGACTGGGTTCTCAATCCCATAGACGCATTCATAGCGGTTGGTCACGAGAAGCTCGGGCTGAAGCCGTTGCCCCCCGCAGACAAACGCGTATTGGTGCGGCGTATCTACATGGACCTGATTGGTCTTCTCCCGACTCGAGAGGAGGTTGAATCCTTTTTGGCCGATTCATCGGCAGACGCCTATGAGACGGTTGTTGATCGGCTCCTGGCCAGTCCTCATTACGGAGAACGTTGGGGTCGTCATTGGATGGATGTCTGGCGTTACAGCGATTGGTACGGTTGGCGTAAAACCAACGATGTCCGATACAGCAGGAGACACATCTGGCGATGGCGCGACTGGATCATCGAATCACTCAACGACGACAAGAGCTACGATCGGATGATCGTCGAGATGTTGGCAGGAGATGAAATCGCGCCCACGGATTCCGAAACAGTGCGCGCCACGGGATTCCTGGCACGAAACTGGAGGCGCAATCGACACGTCTGGCTTCAGGACACCGTGGACCATACGGCTGCGGCCTTTTTGGGAGTCACCCTCAATTGCGCTCGCTGCCATGACCATAAATACGATCCGATTTCACAGGAAGATTATTACCGCTTCTGGGCGTTTTTCGAGCCCCACGGCGTGCGGACCGACAGGGTATCGGGTGAGCCGGACCTTGGAAGGGACGGTCTTCCACGGGCGTTCGAGTCTGATCCTGGCGCCCCGACCTACCTTTTGATTCGGGGTGATGAGACAAATCCGGATAAGGCAAACGTCCTTTCACCCGATATACCCGAGGTTTTCGGGGATTTGAAGTTCGACATCCAGCCGGTCCACTTGCCGCTGGATGCCTATTACCCTGATATCCGGGATTACGTGCATAGGGATTTGATTGCTCAAGCGAAAACAAAGATCGAGAAGGCGGAGAGAGACCTTCTGAAGGCCGGCCAGGAGCTGGGCGCCGCAAGCGCACGGGCCCGTATGAGTCTTCTCGAAGACGGCAGGACTTCCTTCACGACTCCTTCTGGTGCAGATGAGAGTGAATCGGGCGAGGCCTCGGCAGAAGAAGGAGAGGATGATACGGCCGCCCTCACAGTGCCCCAAGCGCAAGCTGCTTTGGAATTGGCCGAGAAAATGCTGGCCCATGCACGTGCATACCTGACGGCCATGGAAGCCCGTATTGCGGCCGACAGGGCAAAATTCAGGAATGCTCCCGACCAAAGGGCTGAAGCACTGGCCCTGGCCGCCATGGAGGCGGAACAAGAGGCGAATCTGGCCGCGGCGGAAGAGAACTTGCTGCAAGCTCGCCAACAATTGGCGGAGGCCAGAAGCAGCAAGGAGTCTGGGAGTCAAGACGCAAGGAAGGATGCAAAGAAAAAAGTGCAGGAGGTGCGGAAGCAACTGCAGGCCGCTCTCGATGCCTTGAAGGACAGATCAGATTACAGCCCGATCGGGGAGGTTTACCCGAAGACGAGCACGGGTCGGAGGTTGGCGCTGGCCAGATGGATTGCAAGTCGGGAAAACCCGCTGACGGCCCGCGTGGCCGTCAACCATATCTGGCTTCGCCACTTCGGTAGTGCACTGGTGCCCAGTGTCACCGACTTTGGTGCTAATGGTGAGCCGCCGAGTCACCCTGAGTTGCTGGACTGGCTGGCCGTGGAGCTCATGGAAAGCGGTTGGAGCATGAAGTCCATGCACCGGTTGATCCTCACCAGCAACACTTACCGCATGCAGTCATGGACCGACGAGGAGAATCACTTGAGTCGCGCTGCTGATTCCGAAAATCGCTACCTGTGGCGCATGAATCCCCGCCGCATGGAAGCTGAGGTCGTTCGTGACAGCATACTCCTCGTCGCCGGCCATCTGGACACTAAAATGGGGGGACCGGAGATTGATATCGGCGAAAGAAATACCTCCCGGCGCCGTAGCATCTACTTTCAGCATGCACCGGATGCGCAGCTTGAGTTTCTCAAGTTGTTCGACGCCGCTGATCCGGGCGATTGCTATCGTCGTAAGGAAAGTATAACCCCCCACCAGTCACTGGCTATGGCCAACAGCCAGGTGAGCTTTGATCAGGCGCGGCTTCTGGCCCGTCGTCTCACCTCGGCCGGCGATGGAAATCCATTGTCTGCGGAGCATTTCGTCAAGGCTGGCTTCGAAACGGTCTTGGGGCGGCCCCCGTCCGCACTGGAACTGGCCAAAACGGAGGACTTTTTGCAGCGACAGGCTGAATTGTTGCGCCGACCGGAAGAGCTGACTCCCTTGTGGGCCGAGGCTGCCGATGAGCCCAAAGCGATTCTTCCGGCGCCAGAGCCTCATTTGAGAGCCCGGGAGAATCTGATTCACGTTTTATTCAATCACAACGAGTTCATTACCATTCGATGA
- a CDS encoding CRTAC1 family protein — translation MILLAPSNGRAQASGNGQPAVFRDTAARHGLHAQIRAGDPDHKQYLVEGMTGGVCLFDYNNDGWLDVYVVNGSTVPGQSQKTDPARLRNYLFKNLRNGHFKDVTAKTGVGDPGWGMGCAAADFDNDGDQDLYVTNLGPNVFYENLGNETFADISEKSGTAHRGWSTGCSWGDYDRDGLLDLYVAAYVKLDLSLPPPNPDENRFCSYMGLKVMCGPQGLPGDEDVLFQNLGDGSFAEATRSSRIEDPGYYGLGVVSLDYDDDGDLDIYVANDSNPNFLFQNQGDGTFSEVGLLTGVALSGDGLEQAGMGVAFGDYDGDDHLDLFVTNFAQDTNTLYKNLGNGFFIDVTARAKLTDSFSYMGWGSAFLDYDGDGWRDLSVVNGHLYPEVERETDLTYPQEDLFYRNLGDGTFSNESHILAQPKRVGRGSAVGDLNNDGALDIVVSNLDGRPNLLYNQANGDRHWLLLQLVGSRSNRDAIGARAWLKSDHHRNQVQEVASGDSYLSGSDRRLYFGLGQKDRIDALFIRWPTGVVQTLRNLKADQILTVEEPN, via the coding sequence TTGATTCTGCTCGCTCCCAGCAATGGCCGCGCCCAGGCCTCCGGTAACGGGCAGCCGGCGGTTTTCCGGGACACGGCCGCCCGACATGGTCTTCACGCCCAGATTCGCGCCGGCGATCCCGACCACAAGCAATACCTGGTGGAGGGCATGACCGGAGGGGTCTGCCTGTTTGACTACAACAACGATGGCTGGCTCGATGTCTATGTCGTCAATGGTTCCACCGTTCCCGGTCAATCTCAAAAAACAGACCCCGCGCGTCTCCGGAATTACCTCTTCAAGAATCTGCGGAATGGTCATTTCAAGGATGTGACGGCGAAGACCGGGGTCGGTGATCCGGGTTGGGGGATGGGGTGTGCGGCTGCCGACTTCGACAACGACGGGGATCAGGACCTCTACGTGACCAATCTGGGTCCCAACGTCTTCTACGAAAACCTCGGCAACGAGACTTTCGCGGACATCAGCGAAAAATCCGGGACGGCTCACCGCGGCTGGAGCACGGGTTGTTCCTGGGGCGACTATGATCGCGACGGCCTGCTCGATCTCTACGTTGCGGCCTACGTGAAGCTTGACCTGAGCCTGCCGCCTCCGAACCCGGATGAGAATCGTTTCTGCTCATACATGGGCCTGAAAGTCATGTGCGGGCCACAGGGGCTGCCGGGCGACGAAGACGTTCTCTTCCAGAATCTGGGCGACGGTTCATTCGCCGAGGCCACACGGTCCAGCCGGATCGAGGACCCGGGCTACTACGGCCTGGGAGTCGTCTCTCTCGATTATGACGACGACGGGGATTTGGACATTTACGTTGCCAATGATTCGAACCCGAATTTCCTCTTTCAAAATCAAGGGGACGGAACCTTCTCGGAAGTGGGATTGCTAACCGGTGTGGCTCTGAGCGGAGACGGGTTGGAGCAAGCCGGGATGGGCGTGGCCTTTGGGGATTACGACGGCGATGACCATCTCGACCTCTTCGTGACCAACTTCGCGCAAGACACCAACACGCTCTATAAGAATCTGGGAAATGGATTCTTCATCGACGTCACTGCCCGCGCCAAACTCACCGACAGTTTTTCCTACATGGGCTGGGGCAGCGCATTCCTGGATTACGATGGCGACGGGTGGAGAGATCTCTCGGTCGTTAACGGTCATCTCTATCCCGAAGTCGAGCGAGAGACGGACCTGACCTATCCGCAGGAAGACCTTTTCTACCGGAACCTGGGAGACGGCACTTTTTCCAACGAGTCTCATATTCTGGCCCAACCAAAACGGGTCGGCCGCGGGTCGGCGGTCGGCGACCTGAATAACGATGGCGCACTGGACATCGTCGTCTCAAATCTGGATGGGCGTCCCAATCTGCTCTACAATCAGGCAAACGGCGATCGACACTGGCTCCTGCTGCAACTGGTCGGATCCCGGAGCAATCGCGATGCCATCGGCGCCCGGGCCTGGTTGAAGTCAGATCACCACCGAAACCAAGTTCAAGAGGTCGCCAGCGGAGACAGTTACCTCTCCGGCAGCGATCGTCGCCTGTATTTCGGTCTGGGCCAAAAGGACAGAATCGATGCACTCTTCATCCGGTGGCCAACCGGAGTTGTCCAGACACTGCGAAATCTGAAAGCAGATCAAATATTGACCGTCGAGGAACCGAATTAG